Proteins encoded together in one Streptomyces sp. NBC_01216 window:
- a CDS encoding DUF3592 domain-containing protein gives MIILWGAVAFLGAAALFIINRLLFRAIALRMRWRPAVGTCVRHEWGKQGVVTVGVFVDPEGVEREVSNMDQKTVLAAVGDEIPVAYSPRNPANCEFLPLSIGRVFRFAFGAVVLNLGAVVILGAYVF, from the coding sequence ATGATTATTTTGTGGGGGGCGGTCGCTTTTCTGGGGGCGGCGGCGCTGTTCATCATCAACAGGCTTCTCTTTCGAGCCATCGCTCTTCGAATGCGATGGCGGCCGGCCGTGGGTACCTGTGTGCGGCATGAATGGGGAAAGCAGGGAGTCGTCACCGTGGGTGTCTTCGTGGACCCGGAGGGGGTGGAGCGCGAAGTGTCGAACATGGACCAGAAGACGGTGCTGGCGGCTGTAGGCGACGAGATCCCCGTCGCCTACAGCCCCCGAAACCCTGCCAACTGCGAATTCCTGCCCCTGTCGATAGGGAGGGTTTTCAGGTTCGCTTTCGGAGCCGTCGTGTTGAATCTGGGAGCCGTCGTGATCCTCGGCGCCTATGTATTCTGA